A genomic region of Mesobacillus jeotgali contains the following coding sequences:
- a CDS encoding DUF2584 domain-containing protein, producing the protein MGMPLELNTMIVTKGREKRLEDNFFSLTKEGYRLYPVDIPLEVKKTIEGDLTGIGVIKKVEWTESTTTLTYQLISLNSTN; encoded by the coding sequence ATGGGGATGCCATTAGAGTTGAATACAATGATCGTGACAAAGGGCCGGGAAAAGCGGCTCGAAGACAATTTCTTCTCTTTGACCAAGGAAGGCTACAGGCTTTATCCAGTTGACATTCCACTAGAAGTCAAAAAGACAATCGAAGGTGACCTTACCGGAATCGGCGTCATCAAAAAAGTAGAATGGACAGAAAGCACAACAACACTTACGTATCAGTTGATTTCCTTGAACTCAACCAACTAA